The following are encoded together in the Drosophila sechellia strain sech25 chromosome 3R, ASM438219v1, whole genome shotgun sequence genome:
- the LOC6620393 gene encoding N-acetylglucosaminyl-phosphatidylinositol de-N-acetylase, with translation MRFNWLSEYVASISSSIASTSPWRQLQQQVQQVQQLVPNPQAIYCRIRSSSAEALEHVLIACAVYLLVCLGLYKLTFWLSGAASASGSGLDGHHNDNDTSNAGSGEGSELSPSPDGNRSPGGLKQALQSGLRLRSVRLPKTACMERVLLITAHPDDECMFFGPLIYSLTQRQGCQVYILCLSNGNFEHKAKVRRQELWRSCSKLGIPESNIVLMNATNLPDDPYVDWRPDAVASLILHTIESLDIQAIFTFDRDGVSSHPNHCAVYYAAASLCLANLLPKDCKFYTLDSINVVRKYLSILDLLCTCFMSTHWCILNWKEAAIVRSAMMEHQSQMRWFRWLYIYFSRYMFINSMRQINLSDVELEMQIHDN, from the exons ATGAGATTTAACTGGCTGAGCGAGTACGTGGCCAGCATATCAAGCAGCATTGCATCGACATCCCCGTGGCgccaactgcagcagcaggtgcaGCAGGTGCAGCAGCTCGTCCCCAATCCGCAGGCCATCTACTGCCGTATCAGGTCATCATCCGCCGAAGCACTGGAGCACGTACTGATCGCCTGTGCGGTGTACTTGCTAGTATGCCTGGGCCTCTACAAGCTCACCTTTTGGCTCTCCGGAGCCGCATCGGCATCAGGATCGGGACTGGACGGCCAccacaacgacaacgacaCCAGCAATGCCGGGTCGGGCGAGGGGTCAGAGCTGAGCCCAAGTCCCGATGGCAATCGGAGTCCTGGCGGCCTGAAGCAGGCCCTGCAGTCTGGACTACGGCTGCGTAGCGTCCGGCTGCCCAAAACGGCGTGCATGGAGCGCGTCTTGCTGATCACCGCCCATCCGGATGACGAGTGCATGTTCTTCGGACCGCTGATCTACTCGCTGACGCAGCGCCAAGGCTGCCAGGTGTACATACTTTGCTTGTCCAACG GCAACTTCGAGCACAAGGCGAAGGTGAGGCGTCAGGAACTGTGGCGCTCTTGCTCCAAACTGGGCATTCCCGAGTCCAACATCGTGCTGATGAATGCCACCAACCTGCCGGACGACCCATACGTGGACTGGCGCCCAGATGCGGTGGCCAGCTTGATACTGCACACGATCGAAAGCCTCGACATCCAGGCGATATTCACTTTTGATCGGGATGGCGTCAGCTCGCATCCGAACCATTGTGCTGTGTATTACGCGGCCGCCTCGCTCTGTTTGGCCAACCTTTTGCCCAAAG ATTGTAAATTCTACACCTTGGACTCGATCAATGTGGTCAGAAAATATCTATCCATCTTGGACCTGCTGTGCACGTGCTTTATGTCTACGCATTG GTGCATTCTGAATTGGAAGGAAGCTGCGATTGTGAGGAGTGCGATGATGGAGCATCAGTCGCAGATGCGATGGTTTCGCTGGCTCTACATTTACTTTTCGCGCTACATGTTCATCAATTCGATGCGTCAGATAAATCTCTCGGATGTGGAGTTGGAAATGCAGATACATGACAACTAA
- the LOC6620390 gene encoding zinc finger protein 184 gives MHTNVDSRDLKCRICLVQPKDESLMPTEPDFPDQIKRCTGVELSESPDWPNRICTSCALLLRAALKLRSLCQQTEKDLKEQKLQEINIEIVHDEQETNKKKSESRDLSKNEANGSDSELEYEYLESYDVTLENSEDVAYSADELVSIEPAISAPEESVCSLSPKPVTFEDEDCGQAASFSCSICNNVYSERVKLTNHMKVHSAEKPHECEICHKRFRQTPQLARHMNTHTGNRPYKCDYCDSRFADPSTRIKHQRIHTNERPYKCEFCSRSFGYSNVLRVHLKTHTGERPFSCQFCQKSFSQLHHKNTHEKSHKRTKGMKTCQ, from the exons ATGCATACCAACGTGGATAGCAGGGACCTAAAGTGTCGCATCTGCTTGGTGCAGCCTAAGGATGAGTCTCTCATGCCCACGGAGCCAGATTTTCCAGATCAAATCAAACGCTGCACGGGAGTTGAA TTGAGCGAGAGTCCCGACTGGCCCAATCGCATCTGCACCAGCTGCGCCCTGCTGCTCAGAGCGGCCCTCAAACTCAGATCCCTTTGCCAGCAGACGGAGAAGGACCTGAAGGAGCAGAAGCTGCAGGAGATTAACATAGAGATTGTTCACGATGAGCAGGAGACGAACAAGAAGAAAAGTGAATCAAGAGACCTGTCCAAGAATGAGGCTAACGGTAGCGACAGCGAGTTAGAGTACGAGTACCTAGAGTCATACGATGTAACGCTGGAGAACAGCGAGGATGTGGCCTATAGTGCCGATGAATTGGTCAGCATAGAGCCTGCCATCTCTGCTCCAGAGGAATCTGTCTGTTCACTCAGTCCCAAACCGGTAACTTTTGAGGACGAGGACTGTGGACAGGCTGCTTCCTTCAGCTGCAGCATATGCAACAATGTCTACTCAGAGCGCGTAAAGTTGACCAACCACATGAAGGTCCACAGTGCGGAGAAGCCACACGAATGCGA AATCTGCCACAAACGTTTCCGCCAGACTCCGCAGCTGGCGAGGCACATGAACACGCACACCGGTAATCGCCCCTACAAATGTGACTACTGCGACTCCAGGTTCGCCGATCCCTCCACTCGCATTAAGCATCAGAG gaTCCACACCAACGAACGACCGTACAAATGCGAGTTCTGCAGCAGGTCCTTCGGCTACTCCAACGTCCTCCGGGTTCATCTGAAAACCCATACGGGTGAACGACCATTTAGCTGCCAGTTCTGCCAGAAGTCCTTCTCCCAGCTGCACCACAAAAACACCCACGAAAAGTCACACAAAAGGACGAAAGGGATGAAAACATGTCAGTGA
- the LOC6620392 gene encoding phagocyte signaling-impaired protein: protein MAQQQGMDSALFERRLRPVYDNLEVGNNRKALQESEKLLRKHPNLLCARALKGLSLLRLGRYDESHGCLQTVAEEKPTDDSTLQVLSFCYREMEQLDKIVELYQHAVKQNPGNEELLAHLFISHVRVEDYKAQQAVALQLYKAQPKNAYYFWSVISVVFQGIRGPESALPEKRKIYLGLAQRMVDKHIKEGKMETEQEAFLFLHILKLQNKYQEAWEFLTGELCAKLYPGAPVSMKFELLKELGNWRELNELLQQLLDADRDRWDFYKEYIQSSFELLKLTPQGVENGDKDSLARCQEFLQRIIDSSERQRRGPYLARLELHQRMRAEQLPAEKLIGDFDEMVIEYFRLFGDKSCCTHDIALFLPSISMNQRQALASKLLLESGVTSTSLPKNKEQLQKHLCALQISRMCGSHMDLPADHLLAFYTALKLHYEHGRSTFGKKLLATEMGPSDAYALLAANVMYDLSRRENKSDHLFEALCLLQYVLRNSTSNFHVKLLSLKIYHLFGCQVGAQEMYEYLDIKQIQLDSMGYVHCQLLPLGGRFSGNRNVYDATLKFFTNSYKERLEYIALTYRFCTFSKMEEFMNFKERLTNSLQYVACSVEAQICDLVSCYGNITQNLSAYVAMSIEPAEDRIAWHELSDNRDLGAIIRWDPLHDVDAAEERRQSFDQEVEVLQIRSLMLRLFASFIDLYHGAGLKDSAAGAETTTLELLRESWTGLFQRLRLMNYKPLAQKFLVNLLPTRLHLLLDMPYERFFDDLAQLVLDLQSGSAKLAEQCKRVGDNVIATMELCVQTINDSNESNGMDGLWKRRGQQQRVAASLEMLSLYAFLLSVLNDKLQVSSKTKTKKKPVENKVDGPQPISEKERSQMLQELMRQLKHKLEACDTAIRSWKAPVLPRDISSFMSDMSLKPEVEATLIGDVSATFKDSHELMVTELRNLLKDKIRMVAK, encoded by the exons ATGGCACAGCAGCAGGGCATGGACTCGGCCCTGTTCGAGCGGCGACTGCGGCCGGTCTACG ACAACCTGGAGGTGGGCAACAATCGCAAGGCTCTGCAGGAATCTGAGAAGTTGCTACGCAAACATCCCAACCTGCTCTGCGCCCGGGCGTTGAAAGGCCTTTCGCTCCTGCGACTGGGACGCTATGACGAAAGCCACGGATGCCTCCAGACCGTTGCCGAAGAGAAGCCCACGGACGACTCCACGCTGCAGGTGCTGTCCTTCTGCTACCGCGAAATGGAACAAC TGGACAAAATTGTGGAGCTGTACCAGCACGCTGTGAAGCAGAATCCGGGCAACGAGGAGCTGCTCGCCCACCTCTTCATCTCGCATGTGAGAGTGGAGGACTACAAGGCGCAGCAGGCGGTGGCTCTGCAGCTGTACAAGGCGCAGCCGAAAAATGCCTACTACTTTTGGTCGGTGATCAGCGTAGTCTTCCAGGGAATCCGTGGACCGGAGTCGGCGCTGCCCGAGAAGCGGAAAATCTACTTGGGACTGGCGCAACGCATGGTCGACAAGCACATTAAGGAGGGCAAAATGGAGACGGAACAGGAGGCCTTCCTCTTTCTGCACATACTTAAGCTACAAAACAAGTACCAGGAGGCGTGGGAATTCCTTACTGGTGAGCTGTGTGCGAAGCTGTACCCCGGTGCTCCAGTCAGCATGAAGTTCGAGCTGCTCAAGGAGCTGGGAAACTGGCGGGAGTTGAAtgagctgctgcagcagctgctggacGCAGA TCGTGATCGTTGGGACTTCTACAAGGAGTATATCCAAAGCTCGTTCGAGCTGCTAAAACTTACGCCGCAGGGCGTAGAGAACGGGGATAAGGACTCTCTGGCCAGGTGTCAGGAGTTCCTTCAGCGCATCATTGACTCCTCGGAGCGCCAGAGAAGGGGACCCTATCTGGCACGATTGGAGCTACACCAGCGCATGCGAGCGGAGCAATTGCCGGCGGAAAAACTAATCGGTGACTTTGACGAGATGGTCATTGAGTACTTCCGTCTGTTCGGCGACAAATCATGCTGCACTCACGATATCGCCTTGTTCTTGCCTTCGATCAGCATGAACCAGAGGCAAGCGCTGGCCAGCAAGTTGTTGTTGGAGAGCGGAGTAACCTCCACGTCACTTCCGAAAAAT AAAGAGCAGTTGCAGAAACATCTTTGCGCTCTGCAAATCTCTCGAATGTGCGGCTCCCACATGGATCTGCCTGCGGACCACCTGCTTGCCTTCTACACGGCGCTCAAGCTGCACTACGAGCACGGCAGGAGTACTTTCGGTAAGAAGTTGCTGGCCACGGAAATGGGACCATCTGATGCGTACGCCCTGCTGGCGGCAAATGTGATGTACGATCTGAGTAGGCGGGAAAATAAGTCGGATCATCTGTTCGAGGCGCTGTGCCTGCTGCAGTATGTCCTGCGAAACAGTACGAGTAACTTCCACGTGAAGCTGCTGAGTCTAAAGATCTACCATCTGTTTGGCTGCCAAGTGGGCGCACAGGAGATGTACGAGTATCTGGACATTAAGCAGATTCAGCTGGACTCCATGGGCTATGTGCACTGCCAACTGTTGCCTCTTGGAGGTCGCTTCTCGGGCAATCGAAACGTGTACGATGCCACCCTAAAGTTTTTTACGAACAGCTATAAGGAAAGGCTGGAATACATTGCGTTAACATATCGCTTTTGCACGTTTTCAAAGATGGAGGAGTTCATGAACTTCAAGGAGCGGTTAACCAACAGCTTGCAGTACGTGGCCTGCTCGGTGGAGGCGCAGATCTGTGACTTGGTCAGTTGCTATGGCAATATCACGCAGAATCTATCCGCATATGTGGCGATGAGTATTGAGCCGGCGGAGGACCGGATCGCTTGGCATGAGTTGAGCGACAATCGCGACTTAGGGGCCATTATCCGATGGGATCCGCTACATGATGTAGACGCAGCGGAGGAGCGCAGGCAGTCATTTGACCAGGAAGTCGAGGTGCTACAAATACGCTCGCTGATGCTTCGACTCTTTGCCTCTTTCATCGACTTGTACCACGGCGCGGGCTTAAAGGATTCGGCAGCGGGAGCGGAGACGACCACCTTGGAGCTCCTGCGGGAGTCCTGGACGGGATTATTCCAGAGATTGCGCTTGATGAACTACAAGCCGTTGGCGCAAAAATTTCTAGTCAATCTGCTGCCGACACGCCTTCACCTGCTACTCGACATGCCATACGAACGTTTCTTTGACGACCTCGCCCAGTTGGTCCTCGACTTGCAGAGCGGGTCGGCAAAGCTGGCCGAGCAGTGCAAGCGGGTGGGTGACAACGTTATTGCGACTATGGAGCTGTGCGTGCAGACCATCAACGATAGCAACGAAAGCAACGGCATGGACGGTCTGTGGAAGCGGCGAGGTCAGCAGCAGAGAGTGGCAGCCAGTTTAGAG ATGCTATCGCTGTACGCCTTCCTGCTGTCCGTGTTGAACGACAAGCTGCAGGTCAGCTCAAAGACCAAGACCAAGAAGAAGCCGGTGGAAAACAAGGTGGATGGACCGCAGCCGATCAGCGAGAAGGAGCGCAGCCAGATGTTGCAGGAGCTGATGCGACAGCTGAAGCACAAGCTTGAGGCCTGCGACACGGCTATAC GCTCCTGGAAGGCGCCCGTGCTGCCACGAGACATCAGCTCCTTCATGTCTGACATGTCGCTGAAGCCGGAGGTGGAAGCCACGCTCATCGGCGATGTTTCGGCTACCTTCAAGGACTCCCACGAGCTGATGGTCACCGAGCTGCGCAATCTGCTCAAGGACAAGATACGCATGGTGGCCAAGTAG
- the LOC6620391 gene encoding zinc finger protein 449 yields MEIRLNMMTLCRTCLQDGDAHMVSIFQMADDRLSGGVSLCDKIESLSGIQIRATEEEVLPTRICLRCKAFLTLAHKFRQICQRSNEFLREYVVKDAVEQVVVKEVVQRVGPSTPPPIETEQLESPEDEVLEEGVWSTDDPIEETPPEPAEKERPTVLTVQTLPAPYPASVPEPAPAPAVTAKLHVCEICGNGYPRKSTLDTHMRRHNDERPYECEICHKSFHVNYQLKRHIRQHTGAKPYTCQYCQRNFADRTSLVKHERTHRNERPYACKTCGKKFTYASVLKMHYKTHTGEKPHICQLCNKSFARIHNLVAHLQTQQHLNDPRLTSYLSTFKVGITVANA; encoded by the exons ATGGAGATACGATTGAACATGATGACCCTTTGTAGGACTTGCCTGCAGGATGGCGATGCTCACATGGTGTCCATTTTCCAGATGGCGGACGATAGGCTGTCTGGTGGCGTATCCCTTTGCGACAAAATCGAAAGTTTGAGTGGAATTCAG ATAAGGGCAACGGAGGAGGAAGTGCTGCCGACCAGAATCTGTCTCAGATGCAAGGCATTTCTAACGCTGGCCCACAAATTCCGACAGATTTGCCAACGCTCCAATGAATTTCTCAGAGAATATGTGGTAAAGGATGCAGTCGAGCAAGTGGTGGTCAAGGAGGTGGTGCAACGAGTGGGTCCTTCAACTCCGCCACCAATCGAGACTGAGCAGCTTGAATCACCAGAGGATGAGGTACTTGAAGAGGGAGTTTGGTCTACGGATGATCCCATTGAGGAAACGCCACCCGAACCGGCGGAAAAGGAAAGGCCCACAGTTCTAACGGTGCAAACGCTTCCTGCTCCCTATCCTGCTTCTGTCCCTGaacctgctcctgctcctgctgtcACTGCTAAATTACATGTGTGCGAGATCTGCGGCAATGGATATCCCAGGAAAAGCACGCTGGACACCCACATGCGAAGACACAACGATGAGCGACCTTACGAGTGCGA GATCTGCCACAAGAGCTTCCACGTCAACTACCAGCTGAAGCGCCACATCCGCCAGCACACGGGAGCCAAACCATATACCTGCCAATATTGCCAACGCAACTTCGCGGATCGCACTTCCCTCGTTAAGCATGAAAG AACCCATCGAAATGAGCGTCCTTATGCCTGCAAGACCTGCGGAAAGAAGTTCACATACGCCAGTGTCCTTAAAATGCATTACAAGACGCACACAGGCGAGAAACCCCACAT ATGCCAACTCTGCAACAAAAGCTTCGCTCGCATTCACAATCTCGTGGCGCATCTGCAAACCCAACAGCATCTAAATGATCCACGACTGACTAGCTATCTTAGTACCTTCAAAGTGGGGATTACTGTAGCCAATGCTTAA
- the LOC6620389 gene encoding zinc finger protein 2, whose protein sequence is MKTESNEKWVVCRVCLNNPTEGDELLHDIFSETASTRLDQMLHICAGIPVSLDDKFPDKMCSKCVRCLRLCYKFRLTCQRSHQHIMDMLDREASNANAAGEGDLLSIAEDLSVESVLKSWEDYASQLDGGMKVEGEEDQQDEVITYVVEDGDADDTNMFDVHDSTQPVPTEIEEAETYAEYEEYELLTNENSPEIAQEKGSTGTEVATKESTEEEIAEDVLDSDEDYNPTHAKPEKRVQSGRKPVAYHKNSPEFEAFKKKVGRKPRNKLSAYICDVCGNIYPTQARLTEHMKFHSSVKPHECEICGRGFVQNQQLVRHMNTHTGNRPYKCNYCPAAFADRSTKTKHHRIHTKERPYECDVCCRTFTYSDNLKFHKMIHTGEKPHVCDLCGKGFVKAYKLRLHRETHNRRTTWRDEAEAGTKKDVKGETPEFLRE, encoded by the exons ATGAAAACTGAGTCCAACGAGAAGTGGGTGGTGTGCCGCGTTTGCTTGAACAATCCTACCGAGGGCGATGAGCTGCTCCACGACATATTCAGCGAAACGGCCAGCACGCGCCTGGACCAAATGCTGCATATTTGCGCAGGCATTCCA GTCAGCCTAGATGACAAGTTCCCGGACAAGATGTGCAGCAAGTGCGTGCGCTGCCTGCGACTCTGCTACAAGTTCCGTCTGACATGCCAGCGATCCCATCAGCACATTATGGACATGCTGGACCGGGAGGCCAGCAATGCTAATGCCGCCGGCGAAGGGGATTTGCTTAGCATCGCGGAGGACCTTTCGGTGGAGAGCGTGCTGAAGTCATGGGAGGACTACGCCAGTCAGCTGGATGGTGGCATGAAAGTGGAGGGCGAGGAGGATCAGCAAGATGAGGTTATCACCTATGTCGTGGAGGATGGTGACGCTGACGATACCAATATGTTCGATGTGCACGATAGCACGCAGCCGGTGCCGACTGAGATCGAGGAGGCTGAAACCTATGCTGAATACGAGGAATACGAACTGCTCACCAACGAAAACTCGCCGGAAATCGCACAGGAAAAGGGATCCACCGGCACAGAGGTTGCCACAAAGGAATCGACCGAAGAAGAAATTGCTGAAGATGTACTCGACTCTGACGAAGACTATAACCCAACTCATGCTAAGCCGGAAAAACGCGTCCAATCGGGCAGGAAGCCAGTTGCATACCACAAGAATAGCCCAGAATTCGAAGCCTTCAAAAAGAAGGTGGGCAGGAAGCCGCGCAACAAGCTGAGCGCATACATCTGCGATGTATGCGGAAATATCTATCCGACTCAGGCGCGTCTCACCGAGCACATGAAATTCCATTCTAGCGTTAAACCACACGAGTGCGA GATCTGCGGAAGAGGCTTTGTGCAGAATCAACAGCTGGTGCGGCACATGAACACGCACACGGGGAACCGACCATACAAGTGCAACTACTGTCCAGCTGCCTTCGCAGATCGATCCACGAAAACCAAACATCATAG AATTCACACCAAGGAGCGACCTTACGAGTGCGACGTTTGTTGCAGAACGTTTACCTACTCGGACAATCTGAAGTTCCACAAGATGATTCACACGGGGGAGAAGCCGCATGT TTGTGATCTTTGCGGCAAGGGATTTGTGAAGGCCTACAAATTGCGTTTGCATCGGGAAACGCATAATAGACGTACCACCTGGAGAGATGAGGCAGAAGCGGGCACCAAAAAAGATGTCAAGGGGGAAACGCCGGAGTTTCTCAGAGAGTGA